In a genomic window of Acipenser ruthenus chromosome 41, fAciRut3.2 maternal haplotype, whole genome shotgun sequence:
- the LOC117972085 gene encoding E3 ubiquitin-protein ligase RNF5-like, producing the protein MATEAAQRGSVNDNSGGAGGGGFGKESDRDRTTFECNICLDTARDAVISLCGHLFCWPCLHQWLETQPNRQECPVCKAGISRDKVIPLYGRGSTSQEDPRLKTPPRPQGQRTEPESRGPFQGFGDAGFHMSFGIGAFPFGGFTTVFNSNMHNHRADHNVGNPGNGNPNSWQDSLFLFVAIFFFFWLLSV; encoded by the exons ATGGCGACCGAGGCGGCTCAGAGGGGCTCGGTAAACGACAACAGTGGCGGAGCCGGAGGCGGGGGGTTCGGGAAAGAGTCGGACCGGGACCGAACTACCTTCGAGTGCAATATTTGCCTGGATACAGCCAGGGACGCTGTTATTAGTCTATGCGGTCATCTATTCTG CTGGCCATGCCTGCATCAA TGGTTGGAAACCCAACCAAACAGACAGGAGTGCCCTGTGTGCAAGGCAGGAATCAGCAGAGACAAAGTCATTCCTCTGTACGGGAGGGGGAGCACCAGCCAAGAGGACCCCAG GTTAAAAACGCCACCAAGACCCCAGGGACAGAGGACAGAGCCTGAGAGTCGAGGG CCCTTCCAGGGTTTCGGAGATGCTGGGTTCCACATGTCCTTTGGGATCGGCGCCTTCCCCTTCGGCGGCTTCACAACAGTATTCAACAGCAACATGCACAACCACAGAGCAG ATCACAACGTGGGTAACCCTGGCAACGGAAACCCTAACAGCTGGCAGGATTCTCTCTTCCTGTTCGTcgccattttctttttcttctggcTGCTGAGTGTGTGA